TCTCTCCGCTGGCGGCGATGCCCATCTGGTCCGCGTTGCCGATCTCCGACGTCTGGACGAAGCCCGCGTAGATGTTGACGTCCAGGTGGACGCCGAAGCCGGTGGTCTGCCCGCTCGACACCCGGTACTGCCCGTCGCACACCGAGCCGCCGCTCATGGCGAACTTGAGGTACTTCTGGCCGTTGATGTTGGTCTCGGTGCCGTACTTCTCCACGACCGCGGCGACGTAGTTGTTGCCCGTGTAGAAGGTGCTGAGGTCGGTCCCGTCCGGCGCCGTGAAGATCTGCTGGATCTGCGCCGGCGTCTTGCCGGAGGCCGCCAGCCGGTTCACGCACTCCGTATACAGGCTGAACATCCGGGCGTTGATGGCTGCCTCGGTGTACGAGTCGACCACGCCGGGCGTGCACGCGTAGCTGAAGAAGTCGCCCGCCGCGGTCTCGTCCGCGTCCTCCGAGGCGACGGGCCAGTGGGCCACGACCAGCGGCGCCGGGCTGAACGCGGTGTCCTGGTTGAAGGCGAGGTTCGTCGCCGTGCCGTACTGCGAGCGCAGCCAGAACAGCGAGCGCCCGAAATAGCACCCGTAGGGACGCACGAGGTACGCGGACGCGTCGTCGAGCGGGTAGTACGGGTGCCGGTAGGCCTTCGTCTGCACCTTGATGCTCTGGGCCGTGAACTTCCCGTCCTGCCACGCGAGGTGCCCCGAGCCGCCCGCCTTGGCGGTGATGCCCCAGCTCACGCCCGCCTTGTAGCCCTCGAAGGCGCCCGCGGCGACCGTCTCCTTCGAGGAGTACTGGATGCCCAGGCTCGCGGAGACGTTGATGTCATTCAGGATCACGTCCTCCTGGGTCGTGTTCATCTCGTAATCGAACATGTTCCAGTCCGCCATGCCGTCGGGGCTGGCGTTGCCCCAGACCTCCGGCGCCGGGATGGGCATGGGGAAGGGGTCGCAGATGGTGGTGATCAGGCGCTTGCCGCTGTTCTCCTGCTTCGGCGGGTGGAGGGCGCTCTGCAGCTTGAAGTCGCCATACTTCAAGGAGGACATCTGGATGGGCGAGCCCACCGAGTACTCGCTGCGGACCCAGGCCATCCCCAGGATGATGGGGAGGGTGGAGGTGTCCTGGCCCGTCGATTCAGGGACGGAGCCGACCGAGAAGCACATCGACAGGGGGCCTTCGGTGTCCTCGGTCACCTGCGTGAAGACCTTGCCGTACTCCTTCCAGATGGGCGCGGCCGACGTATCAATCTGGCGCAGCGGCCGGATGTCTTGAATCACGGCGAGGGAGATCGCGTTGGAGTTGCTGCTGTTGGTGGTGTTGCTGTCCGCGAACAGGGCAACGAGCCGTCCGGCGGGATCCAGCGCCAGCCCCGTGCCCCGGGCCTTGCGGCTCCGGGTCGAGTTGGCCCAGGAGAGGAGCATGGGCGCCGGCGCGGAGCTGGGCCTGGCGTGGCAGGCGGAGTCCAACGTCCAGGAGAAGGTGGTCGTGGTGCCATGGGCTTCATCCCACAGCGCTGCGATGACGCAGTTGACGGGAGTGCTGGTGGGGGTGGCGCCCGGCTGGGTGACGAGGATGGTGCGGACGTCGAGCTGCGAGACGGTCGAGGACGACTGCGTGGGACTGGTCGCGGGGGCCGCCACGGTCCAGGACGGAATCTGGGAGCCCCATTCATTGGTGAGGGGGTTGTAATCATCCGTGTCCAGGATGATGTGGCAGACCTGCAGCGCGTTGTGCGAGGAATCCCAGGCGAGGTAGTTGAGGAGGATCTCTGTCTCGCCCTTGCCGGTGCAGGCCGACACGCCGTGGGAGAGGATCTTCACGGGGGACCTGCTGCCCCCCGTCGCCGCCGGCGGCAGTGAGACCTGGCACCAGTCCGTCGTGGAGCGCGTGGAGCCGGGGGCGACCCGGACCGCGCACAGGAGGTTGTTCGTGTTGTCGATCCAGAAGACGTAGATGAAGCCGCGGAGCGAGACCACGCCGATGCGCTTCTGCGTCAGGAAGGTGAGGGAGGACTGCGTGGAGTCCGGCTCGATGGTGAACTGGGTCCAGGGATCCAGCCGCTTCGGGTTCCCCTGGGGACGGCTCAGGTAGGCGACGGTGGAGGCGCTGACGTAGCCCTGGAGCTTCTGGTCATCATCGACGCCGACCATGACCAGCGAGGAGCCGGTCTGGATGAGGCGGAACTCTCCCGTGTCACCATTGACGTCGAGTGGCTCGGCGACGGGGATGCTGATGACTTCAGTGGTGGGGGGCGGAGTCGGGGGAGGGGTCGAGCTGGGCACGGAGGTTCCGTTCTGGCGCGAGAGCAGCGTGGAGGGGGACTCCACGGATGCACTAGCAATCGCGGGGCCGTTGATGGCGGCGTCGCCATCCCAGGGAACAGCCGGAGCCTTCCTGCTCGGAGTCGCTGCATCCGCGTCCAGCGTGGACGCGAATGCGTTCCTCCCGGTGCGAGATGTTTCACGTGGCGAGACATGAAACATACCGCCGGGTATGTCTTTAATTCCGCCCGGCGAGGCGGTTCAAGGTGTCCAGGTCCTCCTCGCTCAAGGAGAGCGAGGCACTGGCGAGGTTCTCCTGGAGGTGGGTGAGCGACGACGTGCCCGGGATGGGGAGCACGTTGGGGGACCGGTGCAGGAGCCAGGCGAGCGCGACCTGCATCGGGGTCGCCCCCAGCCGCGTGGCCACGTCGTTCAGCGCGCTCGACTGCAGCGGCGTGAACCCACCCAGCGGGTAGAACGGCACGTAGGCCGTGCCCCAGGCGGCGAGCTGCTCGATGAGGGCGTCATCACTCCGATGCGTCAGGTTGTAGTGGTTCTGCACGCAGACGATTTCAGCGATCTTGCGGCCCTCGGCGACCTGGGCCGGTGTGACGTTGCTCAAGCCGAGGTGGCGGATGAGCCCGCGCCGCTGGAGCTCCGCGAGCGCGGTGAGCGGCGCCTCGATGGAGCCCTCCACCGGGCCTGCGGCGCTGAACATCGCGCGGAAGTTCACGACGTCGAGCACGTCGAGCCCGAGGTTGCGCAGGTTGTCGTGGACCGAGCGCTCGAGGTCCGTGGGGGAGGACGCAGGCTCCCACGAGCCGTTGGGGCCGCGCACCGCGCCGACCTTGGTGGCGATGACCAGACCGTCGCGATACGGGTGCAGCGCCTCACGGATGAGCTGGTTGGTCACGTGGGGGCCATAGATGTCACTGGTGTCGAGATGGTCCACGCCCCGGGCGATGGCCTCCTTCAGCACCGCGATCGCCGCCTCGCGGTCCCTGGGCGGGCCGAAGACGCCGGGGCCGGCGAGCTGCATCGCGCCGTAACCCACGCGGCGGACGGTGTGCGTGCCAATGCGATAGCTGTCTGGGCTGCCATGGTGGGCCACGGTGACGCTCCTGCGTTGATTGAGATTGCTCCCTCTCTTTATGGAAGGAATCACTGCGCGACTACCGGTGGCAATCCGCACAGGTCGTGCGAAAATCCGCGCAGTGATGGATGACCTCTCTGATCTCACCGCGTTCTTGACGGTCGCTCGCGAGGGCGGATTCCGCAGCGCTGCTCGCGCGTCGGGCACGAGCGCCTCCCGGTTGGGGGATGCGATCCGCCGCCTCGAGGCCCGCCTGGGCGTCCGCCTGCTTCACCGGAACACGCGCAGCGTGACGCCGACGGACGCGGGGGCGCGCCTGCTGGAAAGACTCACACCGGCCTTGGGGGAGGTGCGGTCCGCGCTGGACGTGGTGAACACGTTCCGTGACCGGCCCGCGGGGCGCTTGAGGCTCAACGTGCCGATCGCCGCCGCGCGCCTCATCCTGCCTCGCATCGTGCAGCCGTTCCTCGCGAAGTACCCCGACATCTCCCTGGAGGTGACCGCCGAAGAGCGCCTCATCGACGTGGTCGCGGAAGGCTATGACGCCGGAATCCGTTACGAGGAGCGCCTCGAGCAGGACATGGTGGCGGTGCCCATCGGGCCCCGCACGCAGCGTTTCGCGGCGGCCGCGTCGCCCGCATACCTGGAGCGGCGGGGCCGGCCGAAGCATCCGCGCGACTTGCTCGAACACGACTGCCTGCGCGGGCGCTTGCTGAGCGGACCGGTGCATGCGTGGGAGTTTGAACGTCGTGGAGAGACGCTCCACGTCGAGCCCAAGGGGCCGCTGCTCTTCAGCCTCAACACGTGCACCGACCTCGCCGTGGAGGCCGCGGTCGCGGGCGGTGGAATCGTCTACCTGCTGGAGGACTGGCTGCGCCCCTACCTCGACAGGGGAGAACTGGAGCCCGTGCTCGAGCGGTGGTGGCCGAGCTTCTCGGGGCCCTTCCTCTACTATTC
The sequence above is drawn from the Corallococcus sp. NCRR genome and encodes:
- a CDS encoding aldo/keto reductase family oxidoreductase → MAHHGSPDSYRIGTHTVRRVGYGAMQLAGPGVFGPPRDREAAIAVLKEAIARGVDHLDTSDIYGPHVTNQLIREALHPYRDGLVIATKVGAVRGPNGSWEPASSPTDLERSVHDNLRNLGLDVLDVVNFRAMFSAAGPVEGSIEAPLTALAELQRRGLIRHLGLSNVTPAQVAEGRKIAEIVCVQNHYNLTHRSDDALIEQLAAWGTAYVPFYPLGGFTPLQSSALNDVATRLGATPMQVALAWLLHRSPNVLPIPGTSSLTHLQENLASASLSLSEEDLDTLNRLAGRN
- a CDS encoding LysR family transcriptional regulator → MDDLSDLTAFLTVAREGGFRSAARASGTSASRLGDAIRRLEARLGVRLLHRNTRSVTPTDAGARLLERLTPALGEVRSALDVVNTFRDRPAGRLRLNVPIAAARLILPRIVQPFLAKYPDISLEVTAEERLIDVVAEGYDAGIRYEERLEQDMVAVPIGPRTQRFAAAASPAYLERRGRPKHPRDLLEHDCLRGRLLSGPVHAWEFERRGETLHVEPKGPLLFSLNTCTDLAVEAAVAGGGIVYLLEDWLRPYLDRGELEPVLERWWPSFSGPFLYYSGRKHLPVPLRTFIDYIKSIGGQ